One Bradyrhizobium manausense DNA segment encodes these proteins:
- a CDS encoding DsbE family thiol:disulfide interchange protein has translation MSDQTTSAPPQRRTFLMVLPLLAFIGLAVLFWFRLGSSDPSRIPSALIGHPAPQTTLPPLEGLQADSAQVPGLDPAAFKGKVSLVNVWASWCVPCHDEAPLLTELAKDKRFQIVGINYKDAPDNARRFLGRYGNPFGRVGADANGRASIEWGVYGVPETFVVGPEGTIVYKLVGPITAENYRTVLLPQMEKALKAGS, from the coding sequence ATGAGCGATCAAACAACCTCCGCGCCGCCGCAGCGCCGCACCTTCCTGATGGTGCTGCCGCTGCTCGCCTTCATCGGACTTGCCGTGCTGTTCTGGTTCCGGCTCGGCAGCAGCGATCCTTCGCGCATTCCCTCTGCGCTGATTGGTCACCCCGCGCCGCAGACCACGCTGCCGCCGCTCGAGGGGTTGCAGGCCGATAGCGCCCAGGTGCCGGGGCTCGATCCCGCCGCGTTCAAGGGCAAGGTCAGCCTCGTCAACGTCTGGGCCTCCTGGTGCGTCCCCTGCCACGACGAGGCACCGCTGCTGACGGAGCTCGCCAAGGACAAGCGCTTCCAGATCGTCGGCATCAACTACAAGGACGCGCCGGATAACGCGCGCCGCTTCCTCGGGCGCTACGGCAATCCGTTCGGCCGCGTCGGCGCCGACGCCAATGGCCGCGCCTCGATCGAATGGGGCGTCTACGGCGTGCCCGAGACCTTCGTCGTCGGCCCCGAAGGCACCATCGTCTACAAGCTGGTCGGGCCGATCACGGCAGAAAACTATCGGACGGTGCTGCTGCCGCAGATGGAGAAGGCGTTGAAGGCGGGATCTTAG
- the ccmD gene encoding heme exporter protein CcmD, producing MIMSLGPYAWFIVTSYAAAGIVVALLIGWVIIDYRNQTQRLRQLERSGVTRRSGRSATDTP from the coding sequence ATGATCATGTCGCTTGGTCCCTACGCGTGGTTCATTGTCACGTCATATGCCGCCGCCGGCATCGTGGTCGCGCTGCTGATCGGCTGGGTCATCATCGACTATCGCAACCAGACGCAGCGGCTGCGCCAGCTCGAACGCAGCGGCGTCACCCGCCGTTCGGGCCGCAGCGCGACGGACACACCATGA
- a CDS encoding heme ABC transporter permease, giving the protein MTLIDLANPTRFLALSARVLPWLAAATIILLTIGLYQSALAPDDYQQGATVKIMFIHVPNAWLSMFVWGVMSVASLGTLVWRHPLADVAAKAAAPIGASFTFLALLTGSLWGRPMWGTYWEWDARLTSVLILFLMYLGLMALWRAVEDPSRAARAAAVLTLVGALNLPIIKFSVDWWNTLHQPASVMRMGGSTLDKAFLIPLLVMAVAFTLLFVTLHLAAMRNEILRRRVRSLQMMQASRVAFSSEMGTGSRQENASTGAA; this is encoded by the coding sequence ATGACGCTGATCGACCTCGCCAACCCCACACGGTTCCTCGCGCTCAGTGCACGGGTGCTGCCATGGCTTGCGGCCGCGACAATCATCCTGCTCACGATCGGCCTCTATCAATCCGCTCTTGCGCCTGATGATTATCAGCAGGGCGCAACCGTGAAGATCATGTTCATCCACGTGCCCAATGCGTGGCTGTCGATGTTCGTGTGGGGCGTGATGAGCGTCGCCTCGCTCGGCACGCTGGTGTGGCGCCATCCGCTCGCCGACGTCGCCGCGAAAGCCGCAGCTCCGATCGGCGCCAGCTTCACTTTTCTCGCGCTGCTGACGGGCTCGCTGTGGGGTCGGCCGATGTGGGGCACCTATTGGGAATGGGATGCGCGGCTGACGTCGGTGCTGATCCTGTTCCTGATGTATCTCGGCCTGATGGCGCTGTGGCGCGCGGTGGAGGATCCCTCGCGCGCGGCGCGTGCGGCGGCGGTGCTGACACTGGTCGGCGCGCTCAATCTTCCGATCATCAAGTTCTCGGTCGACTGGTGGAACACGCTGCACCAGCCGGCCTCGGTGATGCGCATGGGCGGTTCCACGCTCGACAAGGCGTTCCTGATTCCGCTGCTGGTGATGGCGGTCGCGTTCACGCTGCTGTTCGTCACGCTGCATCTGGCGGCGATGCGCAACGAGATTTTGCGCCGGCGCGTGCGGTCGTTGCAGATGATGCAAGCGAGCCGCGTCGCGTTTTCGAGCGAAATGGGCACCGGCTCGCGTCAGGAAAACGCATCAACAGGGGCTGCATGA
- the ccmB gene encoding heme exporter protein CcmB, with amino-acid sequence MTALSALIRRDIRIALRVGGGALIGVLFFLTVVVLMPFAVGPDLALLSRLGPAILWLGALLASLLTLDRLFMSDHEDGSLDLIAMSRTPLELACAAKALAHWLAAGLPLIVATPVLGLLLNLDMVATGAVALTLLAGTPALTFTGMIGAALAVTLHRGGLLMAVLVLPLSIPVLIFGVAASQAAITGPSSFGAPFSILCALSLVSLVIGPFAAAASLKHGLD; translated from the coding sequence ATGACCGCCCTCTCCGCCCTGATCCGCCGGGACATCCGGATCGCGCTCCGCGTTGGCGGCGGGGCGCTGATCGGCGTTCTGTTCTTCCTGACCGTGGTGGTGCTGATGCCGTTTGCCGTCGGCCCGGACCTCGCGCTGCTGTCACGGCTGGGACCGGCGATCCTGTGGCTGGGCGCGCTGCTGGCGAGCCTGCTGACGCTCGACCGGCTGTTCATGTCCGACCACGAAGACGGCTCGCTCGACCTGATCGCGATGAGCCGAACCCCGCTGGAACTGGCCTGCGCTGCCAAAGCGCTGGCGCATTGGCTGGCCGCGGGCCTGCCGCTGATTGTCGCAACCCCCGTGCTGGGCCTGCTGCTCAACCTCGATATGGTCGCAACCGGCGCAGTGGCGCTGACGCTGCTCGCGGGCACCCCGGCGCTGACCTTCACCGGCATGATCGGCGCGGCGCTGGCGGTGACGCTGCACCGGGGCGGGCTGCTGATGGCCGTGCTGGTGCTGCCGCTGTCGATCCCGGTGCTGATCTTCGGGGTTGCGGCCTCGCAGGCCGCGATCACGGGACCGTCGTCATTCGGTGCGCCGTTCTCGATCCTCTGCGCGCTGTCGCTGGTGAGCCTCGTGATCGGCCCATTCGCGGCCGCTGCGAGCCTGAAACATGGACTGGACTGA
- the ccmA gene encoding heme ABC exporter ATP-binding protein CcmA encodes MQLSGRGVTCVRGGREVFSGLDFEAASGQALAVVGRNGSGKTSLLRLIAGLLIPADGTILLGGGDADMTLPEQCHYLGHRDALKPALSVAENLSFWAEFLGGERCDAAESLATVGLDHAAHLPAAFLSAGQRRRLSLARLLTVRRPVWLLDEPTNALDVAGQDMFGGLMRDHLARGGMIIAATHGPLGIGSRELRIGGAA; translated from the coding sequence ATGCAGCTGTCCGGACGCGGGGTGACTTGCGTGCGGGGCGGGCGCGAAGTGTTTTCCGGGCTCGATTTCGAGGCTGCCTCCGGCCAAGCCCTGGCGGTTGTCGGGCGCAATGGATCGGGCAAGACCTCGCTGCTGCGGCTGATCGCCGGGCTGCTCATTCCGGCTGACGGCACGATCTTACTGGGCGGCGGCGACGCCGACATGACGCTGCCCGAGCAGTGCCACTATCTCGGCCATCGCGATGCTCTGAAGCCGGCGCTGAGCGTGGCGGAAAACCTGTCATTCTGGGCTGAATTTCTGGGCGGCGAACGTTGCGACGCCGCCGAAAGCCTCGCCACCGTCGGCCTCGACCACGCCGCCCATCTGCCCGCGGCTTTCCTGTCGGCGGGCCAGCGCCGGCGGCTGTCGCTGGCCCGGCTGCTCACGGTGCGCCGACCCGTCTGGCTGCTCGACGAGCCGACCAACGCGCTGGACGTCGCCGGCCAGGATATGTTCGGCGGCCTGATGCGCGACCATCTGGCGCGCGGCGGGATGATCATTGCGGCGACCCATGGGCCGCTCGGGATCGGTTCGCGGGAGTTGCGGATCGGGGGTGCGGCATGA